In Debaryomyces hansenii CBS767 chromosome A complete sequence, a genomic segment contains:
- a CDS encoding DEHA2D05500p (some similarities with uniprot|Q12753 Saccharomyces cerevisiae YPR008W HAA1 Transcriptional activator involved in the transcription of TPO2) encodes MVLINGVKYACERCIRGHRVTTCTHTDQPLTMIKPKGRPATQCQHCRDQRKNKNLHIVCTCGKKGKSPGMHLASCQCHKNSHCTCSSNASKKSDTKKKLQKSMSELSIRKEPETAGGSVVFNDRPGGSSIDAERPFEMGNGLFDMFSPSSDSYSAASIPGTSSALNSSVRAPTPRLITKSRSVDSQFPGDSSIDTSITADTNPNTTINENINRLPPNSDMVDNMFPLFPLVGNSSFSNSKDQPLSPIPDHVRAKLNQSSNLSGSSVNDKNDNINAALSHYQPIRPKRPESSLSITSNSSTASRPNPDMENFNYSNIPTSSANPPNSFNFSPDGANQNNDLTSNSLFDSQYESFINSLGQEERRDIPQTNPEFDKKSNQNQNQSNLDLELHPMFTELMLPMKYNNSKRDE; translated from the coding sequence ATGGTTCTTATTAACGGAGTCAAGTACGCTTGCGAGCGTTGCATAAGAGGACATAGGGTCACGACATGTACTCATACTGATCAGCCGTTGACAATGATCAAGCCGAAGGGAAGGCCTGCTACACAATGCCAGCATTGTCGGGATCAGAGAAAGAATAAGAACTTGCATATAGTGTGTACTTGTGGGAAGAAGGGGAAGTCTCCAGGGATGCATCTTGCACTGTGTCAATGCCATAAGAATTCGCATTGCACCTGCTCAAGTAACGCATCGAAGAAGAGTGACACCAAGAAGAAGCTACAGAAAAGCATGTCAGAGTTGAGCATACGGAAGGAGCCCGAGACCGCGGGAGGGCTGGTAGTATTCAACGACCGTCCTGGTGGAAGTAGTATAGATGCGGAAAGGCCGTTTGAGATGGGAAATGGGTTGTTTGACATGTTTTCTCCATCATCTGATAGCTATTCGGCGGCGCTGATACCTGGTACAAGCAGTGCTCTTAATAGCAGTGTTCGTGCTCCTACTCCTAGATTAATAACGAAGTCGAGGTCGGTAGACTCGCAGTTCCCAGGCGATTCGTCTATAGACACCAGCATTACCGCAGACACGAACCCGAATACGACTATTAAcgaaaatatcaatagattGCCTCCTAACTCTGATATGGTGGATAACATGTTTCCTTTATTCCCCTTGGTCGGTAACTCTAGCTTCAGCAATAGTAAGGACCAGCCTTTGTCGCCCATACCTGACCATGTCAGGGCCAAACTCAACCAGTCTCTGAATTTATCAGGATCACTggttaatgataaaaacGATAATATCAATGCCGCTTTGTCTCATTACCAGCCAATACGACCTAAGAGGCCAGAAAGTTCTCTTTCAATTACGTCGAATTCCTCAACTGCCAGCAGACCGAACCCCGACatggaaaattttaattatcTGAATATTCCAACATCATCAGCAAATCCGCCAAATAGTTTCAACTTCTCTCCTGATGGAGCCAACcagaataatgatttgacGTCCAATAGTTTGTTTGACAGCCAGTATGAACTGtttataaattcattaggtcaagaagaaagaaggGATATACCCCAAACTAATCCGGAGTTTGATAAAAAGAGTAACCAGAATCAGAATCAGCTGAACTTGGATCTCGAACTTCATCCAATGTTTACGGAGCTAATGCTACCAATGAAATATAACAATTCCAAACGTGACGAATAA